A portion of the Acidisarcina polymorpha genome contains these proteins:
- a CDS encoding alkene reductase has translation MEQQAATETLFQPVQLGRYKLPHRMLMAPLTRSRARQPGNVPSPMNALYYAQRSTAALIVSEATQVSQQGQGYAWTPGIHSLDQVEGWRLVTEAVHKAGGLIFMQLWHVGRISHPSLQPDGMLPVAPSSLKPKGLAFIENESGEGELVPFVTPRALETEEIPYIIKQYVRGARNALEAGVDGIEIHAANGYLLDQFLNSGTNRRTDAYGGSVENRARLLLEVVEAVTRVWGANRVGVRLSPLGTFNDICDQDPEKTFGCVAKKLNEYGLAYLHLVNPAIAELEKGIEPDPRAIRMLDLMRKKFRGTLIITGGFDQGTAENWLKQGRADLIGFGRKFLANPDLPNRFRQHAHLNADDPATYYGGGAIGYIDYLTLAQERGEEPKPHVDERWR, from the coding sequence ATGGAGCAGCAAGCCGCAACGGAGACTTTATTCCAGCCAGTCCAACTTGGCCGATACAAACTTCCGCACCGCATGCTCATGGCGCCGCTCACCCGATCGCGCGCTCGCCAACCCGGGAATGTGCCTTCTCCGATGAATGCTCTTTACTATGCACAACGCAGCACGGCCGCTCTCATCGTTTCAGAAGCGACCCAGGTCTCTCAGCAGGGACAAGGCTATGCGTGGACACCGGGCATCCACAGCCTGGATCAGGTGGAAGGCTGGCGGCTTGTCACCGAGGCGGTGCACAAGGCCGGCGGCTTGATCTTCATGCAGCTGTGGCATGTTGGCCGCATCTCTCACCCTTCGCTCCAGCCTGACGGCATGCTGCCCGTGGCGCCCTCCTCCCTCAAACCTAAAGGCTTGGCCTTCATCGAAAATGAAAGCGGCGAGGGAGAGCTGGTCCCTTTCGTAACTCCACGCGCGTTGGAGACGGAGGAAATTCCTTACATCATTAAGCAATACGTGCGCGGAGCCAGGAATGCGCTCGAGGCCGGCGTCGACGGCATCGAGATTCACGCAGCAAACGGCTATCTTCTTGACCAGTTTCTCAACTCCGGCACCAACCGGCGTACCGATGCGTATGGCGGCTCCGTCGAAAACCGCGCGCGGCTTCTCCTTGAGGTGGTGGAGGCGGTCACCCGAGTCTGGGGCGCCAATCGCGTCGGCGTACGGCTTTCTCCGCTAGGTACGTTCAACGACATATGCGACCAAGACCCGGAAAAAACCTTTGGCTGCGTTGCGAAGAAGCTCAACGAGTACGGACTAGCCTACCTGCACCTAGTTAATCCCGCGATTGCCGAACTTGAAAAAGGAATAGAGCCTGATCCGAGGGCTATCCGAATGCTGGATTTAATGCGCAAGAAGTTCCGTGGCACCTTGATCATCACGGGCGGCTTCGATCAGGGAACCGCAGAGAACTGGCTTAAGCAAGGTCGAGCGGATCTGATTGGATTCGGGCGCAAGTTTCTGGCCAATCCGGATCTGCCGAACAGGTTTCGCCAGCATGCTCATCTCAATGCGGATGATCCCGCCACTTATTACGGCGGTGGCGCCATAGGTTACATCGATTACCTCACGCTCGCGCAAGAGCGCGGTGAGGAGCCGAAGCCGCACGTGGATGAAAGATGGCGCTAG
- a CDS encoding response regulator transcription factor — protein sequence MEHRITIVDDEGEVRSALRRLLKVAGMKTQTYASAEDFLDAASGRHCDCLILDHGLPGMSGLELQSRLAARGRRVPIIFISARDDAYTRAQAMQAGALAFLGKPFSDEVLLQAVQAALQLAGS from the coding sequence ATGGAACACCGGATCACGATCGTCGACGATGAAGGCGAGGTCCGCAGTGCCCTTCGGCGTTTGTTGAAAGTAGCCGGTATGAAGACGCAGACTTACGCATCGGCGGAGGATTTTCTGGACGCGGCTTCCGGCCGGCATTGTGATTGTCTGATCCTCGATCATGGGCTCCCCGGAATGAGTGGCCTGGAACTGCAGAGCCGGCTGGCCGCCAGAGGTCGAAGAGTTCCTATCATCTTTATCTCAGCTCGGGACGATGCCTACACGCGAGCGCAGGCCATGCAGGCAGGCGCGCTCGCTTTCCTCGGGAAGCCGTTCAGCGACGAGGTTCTTCTGCAAGCTGTTCAAGCGGCTCTGCAGTTGGCCGGGTCATAA
- a CDS encoding aldo/keto reductase: protein MEQRYFGSTQRQVTVIGQGTWYDENDDPASAVAALRLGLDRGMKHIDTAEMYGSGAAEKLVGQAIAGRRDEVFLVSKVLPQNAGRRTTIKACERSLLRLKTNRLDCYLLHWRGRHPLEETVAAFEQLREEGKILSWGVSNFDVEDLEEIAGIAGEDLPACNQVLYHLQERAVEHAVIPWCQKHKVAVVGYSPLGHGAFPAPHSPGERVLHEIAELQHATPRQVALQFLVRSPGLFTIPKASTPEHAAENAGAGDFQLSTADIARIDKAFPLGPRPDRLPML from the coding sequence ATGGAACAACGCTATTTCGGATCTACTCAGCGTCAGGTCACGGTGATCGGGCAGGGCACCTGGTATGACGAAAACGATGACCCTGCTTCAGCCGTCGCTGCGTTGCGCCTCGGTCTCGATCGGGGCATGAAACACATCGATACCGCTGAGATGTACGGCTCCGGAGCCGCCGAGAAGCTGGTTGGCCAGGCGATTGCGGGTCGGCGGGACGAAGTGTTTCTGGTCTCAAAAGTCCTCCCTCAGAATGCCGGGCGGCGCACCACCATCAAGGCGTGTGAGAGATCTCTTTTGCGGCTCAAGACCAATCGCCTGGATTGCTACCTCCTGCACTGGCGTGGACGCCATCCGCTGGAGGAAACGGTCGCCGCTTTCGAGCAGCTGCGCGAGGAAGGAAAAATACTCTCCTGGGGAGTCAGCAATTTCGACGTGGAGGATCTGGAGGAAATCGCGGGAATCGCCGGCGAAGATCTGCCCGCCTGTAACCAGGTCCTTTATCACCTCCAGGAGCGGGCCGTTGAGCATGCTGTTATTCCCTGGTGTCAGAAGCACAAAGTGGCAGTGGTGGGATATAGTCCACTGGGCCATGGAGCATTCCCGGCGCCCCACTCCCCGGGGGAGCGCGTGTTGCACGAGATAGCAGAACTGCAGCATGCCACTCCTCGGCAGGTGGCGCTCCAGTTCCTGGTGCGCAGCCCCGGACTTTTCACCATTCCCAAAGCTTCGACTCCCGAGCACGCCGCGGAAAATGCGGGTGCCGGAGATTTCCAGTTGTCTACAGCAGACATCGCCCGCATCGACAAGGCCTTCCCCCTGGGTCCACGTCCCGACAGGCTTCCGATGTTGTAG
- a CDS encoding quinone oxidoreductase family protein, giving the protein MTTLSTLPKVMKAAVVDAAGPPEAIHIKEVPIPALPSNHVLIALEYVGVGIWDAEQRAGSWGSVKPGTIMGADGSGTIAAVGSHVTRFRVGDRVYSYSYGNGGFYAQYVSVPADRVAPVPAHLDMKIAGGMPCIALTAQSGLETLKVTRGQTVLVFGASGGVGSCAVWLGSEKGATVVGTARPEAQEYVRSLGAAHTIDPNSSEREGAIKRAAKDGFDAALVTADSNALASFFSHLKPKAPIAFPNGVEPEPRFSGHPASAFDGAMSHEAFEKLNAAISTRTLPLRVQVFSFQDVAAAHRRIEEGHVVGKIVLHIDL; this is encoded by the coding sequence ATGACGACCCTATCAACTCTTCCGAAGGTCATGAAAGCTGCGGTTGTGGATGCGGCCGGGCCCCCTGAAGCCATTCACATCAAAGAGGTGCCCATACCCGCACTGCCGTCTAACCACGTCCTTATCGCGCTCGAGTATGTGGGTGTGGGCATCTGGGACGCGGAGCAGCGTGCAGGATCGTGGGGATCCGTCAAACCGGGAACAATCATGGGCGCAGACGGGAGCGGAACAATCGCTGCCGTTGGCAGCCATGTGACAAGGTTCCGCGTAGGCGATCGCGTTTACTCTTACAGCTACGGCAACGGCGGATTTTACGCGCAATACGTCAGCGTTCCCGCGGACAGGGTAGCTCCGGTTCCAGCACACCTGGATATGAAGATCGCAGGGGGAATGCCGTGCATCGCATTGACAGCTCAATCTGGTCTGGAAACTCTGAAAGTGACTCGCGGGCAAACCGTATTGGTCTTCGGTGCGAGCGGCGGCGTCGGTTCCTGCGCGGTCTGGCTGGGCAGCGAGAAAGGGGCGACGGTCGTGGGCACGGCGCGGCCGGAAGCGCAGGAGTATGTTCGGTCGCTGGGAGCCGCGCACACAATCGATCCAAATTCATCGGAACGCGAGGGCGCAATTAAACGCGCGGCCAAGGACGGGTTCGACGCTGCCCTGGTCACCGCCGACAGTAACGCGTTGGCGTCCTTCTTTTCGCATCTGAAGCCGAAAGCGCCGATTGCCTTTCCGAATGGCGTTGAACCCGAACCACGCTTCAGCGGCCATCCGGCTTCAGCATTCGATGGCGCGATGTCGCATGAGGCCTTCGAAAAGCTGAATGCGGCGATCAGTACCAGGACCCTCCCGCTACGGGTCCAGGTCTTCTCATTCCAAGACGTGGCTGCTGCTCACCGCAGGATTGAAGAAGGGCACGTGGTCGGAAAGATCGTCCTGCACATTGACCTATAG
- a CDS encoding NAD(P)/FAD-dependent oxidoreductase has translation MSASTPQHSLQLRLLGTHGSSASYGLRDFLYRSNVPFEWIELTSDEQARELAQVNDLHDQRLPVCLFPDGARLENPTIRQIAEKLGWFQKPSSAEYDLAILGGGPAGLSAAVYGASEGLKTLLIERYAVGGQAGTSSRIENYLGFPEGISGNDLAKRARDQANRFGAEILLLHEGVRAELVPGKSIGHLADGSSFVMHAAICASGVEYRRLNLWNEERLRGAGVFYGAGTSEAELCSSQVVFVVGGGNSAGQAAIHFSRYARKVYILIRGDGLKETLSHYLIDRISASPKIEVRPHTEVLELHGDNHLEAITLINNLTGRQEMIKTCWLFLCLGGLPNTDWAAEAGLVRDQQAYLVTGPDLRQHNGFSGTWPLDREPYYLETSFPGMFAAGDVRHGSIKRCASAVGEGAMAVTFVHRYLASR, from the coding sequence ATGAGCGCGTCGACTCCTCAACATTCGTTACAGCTACGGCTCCTGGGCACCCACGGTTCATCCGCCAGTTACGGGCTGCGTGATTTTCTATACCGCAGCAATGTTCCATTCGAATGGATTGAGCTGACCTCGGATGAGCAGGCGCGGGAGTTGGCCCAAGTCAACGATCTGCACGATCAGCGCTTGCCGGTCTGCCTTTTTCCTGACGGCGCCAGGCTGGAAAATCCCACCATTCGCCAGATCGCGGAGAAGTTAGGCTGGTTCCAAAAGCCATCGAGCGCAGAATATGATCTGGCCATTCTGGGCGGCGGCCCTGCCGGGCTCAGTGCTGCAGTGTACGGCGCGTCGGAGGGCCTCAAAACCCTACTGATCGAGCGCTACGCCGTCGGCGGACAGGCGGGTACCAGTTCCAGGATAGAGAATTACCTGGGATTTCCGGAGGGCATCAGCGGCAATGACCTCGCGAAACGTGCCCGTGACCAGGCCAACCGCTTTGGAGCCGAGATCCTTCTGTTGCATGAGGGGGTTCGTGCCGAGCTCGTGCCCGGAAAGTCGATTGGTCACCTGGCGGATGGCAGCAGCTTTGTGATGCACGCCGCGATCTGTGCTTCTGGTGTTGAATACCGCCGTCTCAACCTTTGGAACGAAGAACGGCTGCGCGGCGCGGGTGTCTTTTACGGCGCCGGCACCAGCGAGGCGGAGCTGTGCAGCAGCCAGGTGGTCTTCGTGGTCGGTGGCGGCAACTCCGCCGGACAGGCGGCGATACATTTCTCCCGCTACGCTCGAAAAGTCTACATCCTGATTCGTGGAGATGGCTTGAAGGAAACGCTCTCCCACTATTTGATCGATCGCATATCGGCCTCGCCGAAGATCGAGGTAAGACCGCATACCGAAGTCCTTGAGCTGCATGGCGACAACCACTTAGAAGCCATTACTCTCATCAATAATTTGACCGGCCGGCAGGAAATGATCAAGACGTGCTGGCTTTTCCTGTGTCTTGGCGGCCTGCCCAACACCGATTGGGCTGCAGAAGCCGGCCTGGTGCGCGACCAGCAAGCTTATCTCGTTACTGGTCCGGATTTACGGCAGCACAATGGCTTTTCCGGGACTTGGCCGCTCGATCGCGAACCCTATTATCTGGAAACCAGCTTTCCCGGAATGTTCGCCGCCGGCGATGTTCGCCATGGGTCTATCAAACGATGCGCCTCGGCCGTCGGGGAAGGCGCAATGGCCGTTACCTTTGTTCACCGTTATTTAGCCAGCCGCTGA
- a CDS encoding glutathione-independent formaldehyde dehydrogenase, protein MKAVVYNGPRDVKVKNVPDAKIEQPNDVVVKITTTNICGSDLHMYEGRTDFKPGGVFGHENTGEVVEVGPGISRIKKGDHVSLPFNIGCGFCKNCEAGLTAFCLTVYPGMAGAAYGFADMGPFPGGQAEYLRVPYGDFNCLRLPDDAREKQDDYALLSDIFPTGWHCTRLAGLQPGESVVIYGAGPVGLMAALAATIQGASKVMVVDRHPDRLALAEKIGCIPIDDSKASPVEQVLAQTRGEGADRGCECVGYQCHEPHGREIPNLTMNNLVGSVRFTGGIGVVGIFLPKDPGGADQLAKQGEIAFDMGLFWFKGQSIGTGQANIKHYNRHLRNLIHAGRAKPSWIISHRLPLDQAPNAYQHFDARDKGWTKVVLKPAA, encoded by the coding sequence ATGAAAGCAGTCGTTTACAACGGACCCCGCGACGTCAAGGTAAAGAATGTTCCTGACGCCAAAATCGAGCAGCCTAACGACGTGGTCGTCAAGATCACCACCACCAACATTTGCGGTTCTGATCTGCATATGTACGAGGGCCGGACCGACTTCAAACCGGGAGGCGTCTTCGGTCACGAGAACACCGGAGAAGTCGTCGAGGTAGGTCCTGGAATCAGCCGCATCAAGAAAGGTGACCATGTCAGCCTGCCTTTTAACATCGGCTGTGGCTTCTGCAAGAACTGTGAAGCCGGTCTTACCGCGTTTTGCCTCACCGTTTATCCGGGAATGGCCGGAGCTGCTTATGGCTTCGCCGACATGGGACCTTTTCCGGGCGGACAGGCGGAATACCTCCGCGTCCCCTACGGCGACTTCAACTGCTTGCGGCTACCAGACGACGCCCGGGAAAAGCAGGACGATTATGCACTTCTGTCCGATATATTTCCCACCGGTTGGCACTGCACCCGTCTCGCAGGCCTCCAACCCGGCGAGTCCGTTGTGATTTATGGCGCCGGCCCGGTTGGTTTGATGGCCGCCTTAGCTGCGACGATCCAGGGCGCGAGTAAGGTCATGGTCGTCGATCGCCATCCCGACCGGCTTGCTCTGGCAGAAAAGATCGGTTGCATTCCCATCGACGACTCGAAAGCTTCCCCGGTCGAGCAAGTGTTGGCACAGACCCGCGGAGAGGGCGCCGACCGAGGTTGTGAATGCGTAGGCTATCAATGTCACGAGCCACATGGCCGCGAGATACCCAATCTCACGATGAATAATCTTGTGGGCTCCGTACGCTTCACCGGTGGAATCGGCGTTGTGGGCATTTTCCTGCCTAAAGACCCGGGGGGCGCCGATCAGCTCGCCAAGCAGGGTGAGATTGCTTTTGACATGGGACTCTTCTGGTTCAAAGGGCAGTCGATTGGCACTGGGCAAGCCAACATCAAGCACTACAACCGGCACCTGCGCAATCTGATTCACGCCGGCCGGGCAAAACCCTCCTGGATCATTTCGCATCGGTTGCCTCTCGACCAGGCACCGAATGCCTACCAACATTTTGACGCGCGCGACAAAGGGTGGACGAAAGTTGTTCTAAAACCGGCGGCGTAG
- a CDS encoding ubiquitin carboxyl-terminal hydrolase 14, whose product MSGCSHLGQIRRVSPGTPEGCEECLRTGSSWVHLRLCLECGHVGCCDQSPGKHATKHFHRTSHPIMRSFEPGEDWGWCYVDEVMLNDVDQWIPWRRSRASL is encoded by the coding sequence ATGTCAGGATGTTCACACTTAGGCCAGATTCGACGTGTATCTCCGGGCACTCCCGAAGGCTGTGAGGAGTGCTTGAGGACGGGGAGTTCCTGGGTTCACCTTCGCTTATGCCTGGAGTGCGGCCACGTCGGCTGCTGCGACCAATCTCCCGGTAAACACGCCACCAAACATTTCCATCGCACCAGCCATCCCATCATGCGCTCCTTCGAGCCCGGTGAGGATTGGGGCTGGTGCTACGTTGACGAGGTCATGCTGAACGATGTGGATCAATGGATCCCGTGGCGCCGCTCGCGGGCAAGTCTATAG
- a CDS encoding NAD-binding protein, translating to MQTHWLGDVGQGTRMKLLFNAWIAVLNEGVAEVSILGDALGIDLGRFASLVSGGPLVPAWAVAKFQKIKAGRTAETEFPLRWAHKDVQLALAAAGEERARLPILNNIDATWAEAEPGFGADDLSAIYLALTNGVKR from the coding sequence GTGCAGACACACTGGCTCGGTGATGTAGGACAGGGAACGCGCATGAAACTCCTGTTCAACGCCTGGATCGCGGTCCTCAACGAAGGGGTCGCGGAAGTTTCTATACTCGGAGACGCACTCGGGATCGACCTGGGCCGTTTCGCGTCGCTGGTCTCGGGTGGTCCTCTGGTTCCAGCGTGGGCAGTGGCTAAATTCCAGAAGATAAAAGCGGGCCGCACCGCGGAAACGGAATTTCCGCTTCGCTGGGCACACAAGGATGTTCAACTTGCACTCGCAGCGGCGGGAGAAGAGCGCGCCCGGCTTCCGATCCTTAACAACATCGACGCTACCTGGGCAGAAGCCGAACCCGGCTTCGGAGCAGACGATCTAAGCGCTATCTACCTGGCTCTTACCAATGGAGTGAAGCGATGA
- a CDS encoding excinuclease ABC subunit UvrA: MTGDDLARRRGAAAVDGMVRVRGAREHNLKNLDVDIPRDALVVFTGVSGSGKSSLAFGTLYAEAQRRYLESVSPYARRLFHQLAVPEVDSIDGLPPAVALQQQRGSPTTRSSVGSVTTLSNLLRMLYSRAGDYPSGQAMLYAESFSTNTAEGACPKCHGLGRIYEVTEKSMVPDDSLTIRQRAVAAWPTAWQGQNLRDILVTLGYDVDKPWRELSKKDRDWILFTDEQPTVPVYAGFTPTETRAALRRKLEPSYQGTFTGARRYVLSTFANSQSAMMKRRVAQFMLSTECPVCHGKRLRPESLRVKFAGMDIAEISALPMKRLESIFRSCAEDRGTGQANPDGQHPEKAIVAQRISQDILARLEVLLDLGLGYLSLERSTPTLSPGELQRLRLATQVHSNLFGVVYVLDEPSAGLHPADTDALLKALHRLKESGNTLFVVEHELEVMRSADWLVDVGPGAGENGGQILYSGPPDGLRTVTASQTRRYIFAQGHSTGRTPREPRGWLRLRGVSLNNLERLDVAIPLGVFTSVTGVSGSGKSSLISQALVDLVADRLGQRIEPDGDIDNEELEQAAPITAAGEIVSGVESLRRMVRVDQRPIGRTPRSNMATYTGLFDHVRRLFAATKLARSRHYDAGQFSFNVGKGRCPTCSGEGSVCVELLFLPSVYAPCPTCHGARFNPKTLEIKYHDKDISQVLALTVEAALDFFSGEPTVQRSLRVLSDVGLGYLKLGQPATELSGGEAQRIKLATELQRAQHGDTLYILDEPTTGLHPSDVERLQAQLDGLVEAGNTVVVVEHDMQIVAESDWMIDIGPGAGDEGGTIVASGPPSEVMKSERSKTAHYLRKYFHP, translated from the coding sequence ATGACAGGGGATGATTTAGCACGCCGCAGGGGCGCAGCCGCAGTTGATGGGATGGTGCGGGTCAGGGGCGCGCGAGAGCATAACCTCAAAAACCTCGACGTCGATATTCCCCGCGACGCCCTGGTAGTGTTCACGGGGGTTTCGGGATCCGGGAAGTCGTCGCTCGCGTTCGGCACGCTCTACGCTGAGGCTCAGAGGCGATATCTCGAGTCGGTGTCGCCCTATGCGCGGCGTCTCTTCCACCAATTGGCGGTGCCGGAGGTTGACTCGATCGACGGGCTGCCTCCCGCGGTCGCTCTGCAGCAGCAGCGAGGGTCCCCGACGACCCGGTCGTCCGTCGGTAGCGTGACCACGCTCTCCAACCTCTTGCGCATGTTGTATTCTCGCGCCGGAGATTATCCTTCTGGTCAGGCGATGCTCTATGCCGAATCATTCTCTACCAACACGGCTGAAGGAGCTTGCCCCAAGTGTCATGGGCTGGGGCGCATCTACGAGGTAACGGAAAAGTCGATGGTTCCGGATGACTCGCTGACCATCCGCCAACGCGCAGTTGCGGCGTGGCCGACCGCATGGCAGGGCCAGAACCTCAGAGACATCCTGGTGACACTCGGCTACGACGTCGACAAGCCGTGGCGCGAGCTTTCGAAAAAGGACCGCGATTGGATTTTGTTTACTGACGAACAGCCGACCGTTCCGGTGTATGCCGGATTTACGCCCACGGAGACTCGGGCAGCCCTGCGCCGCAAACTGGAGCCCAGCTATCAGGGAACGTTCACGGGAGCGCGACGCTATGTACTCAGCACCTTCGCAAACAGCCAGAGCGCTATGATGAAGCGTCGCGTCGCGCAGTTCATGCTGAGTACGGAATGCCCGGTGTGCCATGGCAAGCGGCTGCGGCCGGAGTCCCTTCGAGTGAAGTTTGCGGGAATGGACATCGCCGAGATTTCCGCCCTCCCCATGAAGCGGCTGGAATCCATATTTCGCTCGTGTGCGGAAGATCGGGGCACGGGCCAAGCGAACCCAGACGGGCAGCATCCAGAGAAAGCGATCGTTGCGCAGCGAATCTCCCAGGACATTTTGGCGAGGCTTGAGGTGCTGCTCGATCTTGGTCTCGGATATTTATCGCTGGAGCGAAGCACGCCAACCCTTTCGCCGGGTGAATTGCAGCGTCTGCGTTTGGCAACGCAGGTACACTCCAATCTTTTCGGCGTAGTCTATGTGCTCGACGAGCCGTCAGCCGGTCTGCACCCTGCGGATACGGATGCCTTGTTGAAGGCGCTCCATCGGCTGAAGGAGTCGGGCAATACGCTGTTTGTGGTTGAGCATGAACTCGAAGTGATGCGAAGCGCCGACTGGCTCGTGGACGTGGGGCCGGGAGCCGGAGAGAACGGCGGACAGATTTTGTACAGTGGTCCGCCGGATGGTCTGCGCACTGTGACCGCCTCCCAGACTCGCCGGTACATCTTCGCGCAAGGGCATTCGACTGGCCGAACACCCCGGGAGCCGCGCGGCTGGCTTCGCCTCCGTGGCGTCAGCCTCAATAACCTCGAACGTCTGGATGTGGCAATTCCGCTGGGTGTGTTTACTTCGGTGACCGGTGTTTCGGGATCGGGGAAGTCGAGCCTGATCAGCCAGGCGCTTGTGGACCTGGTGGCTGATCGCCTGGGCCAGAGGATTGAACCTGACGGGGATATCGATAACGAGGAACTCGAACAAGCTGCGCCGATAACTGCCGCAGGTGAAATCGTGAGCGGTGTAGAGAGCCTGCGGCGCATGGTTCGCGTTGACCAGAGGCCCATTGGACGCACGCCGCGCTCGAACATGGCCACCTATACGGGGCTGTTCGATCATGTGCGGAGGCTCTTCGCGGCCACAAAGCTGGCGCGATCGAGACACTATGATGCGGGTCAATTTTCATTCAATGTGGGGAAAGGCCGCTGCCCCACCTGCTCGGGTGAGGGATCGGTATGTGTAGAGCTTCTTTTTCTGCCCAGCGTGTATGCTCCTTGTCCCACGTGCCATGGAGCGCGTTTCAATCCCAAAACACTCGAGATCAAGTATCACGATAAGGACATCTCCCAGGTGTTGGCGCTCACGGTCGAAGCGGCTCTCGACTTTTTCTCCGGTGAGCCGACTGTTCAGCGCTCCCTGAGAGTCCTGAGCGATGTCGGGCTGGGATATCTGAAGCTGGGCCAGCCGGCCACGGAGTTATCCGGAGGCGAGGCGCAGCGCATCAAGCTGGCCACTGAGCTTCAGCGTGCTCAGCATGGAGACACCCTTTACATTCTCGATGAACCGACTACCGGCCTTCATCCGTCAGACGTGGAACGCCTGCAGGCGCAGTTGGACGGACTCGTTGAAGCGGGAAACACGGTTGTGGTGGTTGAGCACGATATGCAGATCGTTGCCGAGAGCGATTGGATGATCGACATTGGGCCGGGAGCGGGCGACGAGGGCGGCACGATCGTCGCAAGTGGGCCGCCGAGTGAAGTGATGAAGTCCGAGCGCAGTAAAACGGCGCACTACCTTAGAAAATACTTTCATCCCTAA